A single Anopheles arabiensis isolate DONGOLA chromosome 2, AaraD3, whole genome shotgun sequence DNA region contains:
- the LOC120893831 gene encoding troponin T, skeletal muscle isoform X5, whose product MSDDEEYSSEEEVVEETREEQGDDPEFIKRQDQKRSDLDEQLKEYINEWRKQRAKEEDELKKLKDKQAKRKVSRAEEEQRMAQRKKEEEERRVREVEEKKQREIDEKRKRLEEAEKKRQAMLQAMKDKDKKGPNFTITKKDSSFGMSNAQMERNKTKEQLEEEKKISLSFRIKPLEVDGLSADSLRARATELWETIVKLETEKYDLEERQKRQDYDLKELKERQKQQLRHKALKKGLDPEALTGKYPPKIQVASKYERRVDTRSYDDKKKLFEGGFDTLNKEVLEKQWAERKEQFGGRQKSKLPKWFGERPGKKSGDPETPEGEDEVKPDDEEVEEVEEVVEEVVEEEEEEEEEEEEEEEEEEEEEEEEEEEEE is encoded by the exons GGGTGATGATCCCGAGTTCATTAAGCGCCAGGACCAGAAGCGCTCAGACTTGGACGAACAGCTGAAGGAGTACATTAACGAGTGGCGCAAACAGCGGGCCAAGGAAGAGGATGAACTCAAGAAGCTCAAGGACAAACAGGCCAAGCGCAAGGTGTCCCGAGCGGAGGAGGAGCAGCGCATGGCTCAGCgcaagaaggaggaggaggagcgccGCGTCCGCGAGGTCGAGGAGAAGAAGCAGCGCGAGATCGACGAGAAGAGAAAGCGCCTGGAGGAGGCCGAGAAGAAGCGCCAGGCTATGCTGCAGGCCATGAAGGACAAAGATAAGAAGGGACCCAACTTTACCATTACCAAGAAGGATAGCTCC TTCGGCATGTCCAACGCCCAGATGGAACGCAACAAGACTAAGGAACAGCtggaggaggaaaagaaaatctcACTGTCCTTCCGCATCAAGCCCCTGGAGGTCGATGGCTTGAGTGCCGACTCGCTGCGTGCCCGTGCCACCGAGCTGTGGGAGACGATCGTCAAGCTGGAAACAGAGAAGTACGATCTGGAGGAAAGGCAAAAGCGTCAGGATTACGAC TTGAAAGAGTTGAAAGAAAgacagaagcagcagctgagACACAAGGCCTTGAAGAAGGGTCTAGACCCGGAAGCCCTCACCGGCAAGTACCCG CCCAAGATCCAAGTCGCCTCCAAATACGAACGTCGTGTCGATACCCGCTCCTACGATGACAAGAAGAAGCTGTTCGAAGGT GGCTTTGACACGTTGAACAAAGAGGTCCTCGAGAAGCAATGGGCTGAGAGGAAGGAGCAGTTCGGAGGCCGCCAGAAAT ccaAACTTCCGAAGTGGTTCGGCGAGCGACCGGGCAAGAAGTCGGGCGATCCCGAGACCCCCGAGGGCGAGGATGAAGTCAAGCCCGACGATGAGGAGGTCGAGGAAGTCGAGGAAGTCGTCGAGGAGGTG Gttgaggaagaagaggaagaggaagaggaggaagaagaggaagaggaagaggaggaggaagaggaagaagaagaggaggaagaggaagaataa
- the LOC120893831 gene encoding troponin T, skeletal muscle isoform X3, with amino-acid sequence MKSIPRRRRSSRKPEKNSKPAAKSEGDDPEFIKRQDQKRSDLDEQLKEYINEWRKQRAKEEDELKKLKDKQAKRKVSRAEEEQRMAQRKKEEEERRVREVEEKKQREIDEKRKRLEEAEKKRQAMLQAMKDKDKKGPNFTITKKDSSFGMSNAQMERNKTKEQLEEEKKISLSFRIKPLEVDGLSADSLRARATELWETIVKLETEKYDLEERQKRQDYDLKELKERQKQQLRHKALKKGLDPEALTGKYPPKIQVASKYERRVDTRSYDDKKKLFEGGYSAYYQEKINKKWAQRQELFMARTKTKLPKWFGERPGKKSGDPETPEGEDEVKPDDEEVEEVEEVVEEVVEEEEEEEEEEEEEEEEEEEEEEEEEEEEE; translated from the exons GGGTGATGATCCCGAGTTCATTAAGCGCCAGGACCAGAAGCGCTCAGACTTGGACGAACAGCTGAAGGAGTACATTAACGAGTGGCGCAAACAGCGGGCCAAGGAAGAGGATGAACTCAAGAAGCTCAAGGACAAACAGGCCAAGCGCAAGGTGTCCCGAGCGGAGGAGGAGCAGCGCATGGCTCAGCgcaagaaggaggaggaggagcgccGCGTCCGCGAGGTCGAGGAGAAGAAGCAGCGCGAGATCGACGAGAAGAGAAAGCGCCTGGAGGAGGCCGAGAAGAAGCGCCAGGCTATGCTGCAGGCCATGAAGGACAAAGATAAGAAGGGACCCAACTTTACCATTACCAAGAAGGATAGCTCC TTCGGCATGTCCAACGCCCAGATGGAACGCAACAAGACTAAGGAACAGCtggaggaggaaaagaaaatctcACTGTCCTTCCGCATCAAGCCCCTGGAGGTCGATGGCTTGAGTGCCGACTCGCTGCGTGCCCGTGCCACCGAGCTGTGGGAGACGATCGTCAAGCTGGAAACAGAGAAGTACGATCTGGAGGAAAGGCAAAAGCGTCAGGATTACGAC TTGAAAGAGTTGAAAGAAAgacagaagcagcagctgagACACAAGGCCTTGAAGAAGGGTCTAGACCCGGAAGCCCTCACCGGCAAGTACCCG CCCAAGATCCAAGTCGCCTCCAAATACGAACGTCGTGTCGATACCCGCTCCTACGATGACAAGAAGAAGCTGTTCGAAGGT GGCTACAGCGCATACTACCAGgagaaaattaacaaaaagtGGGCACAACGCCAGGAACTGTTTATGGCGCGTACAAAGA ccaAACTTCCGAAGTGGTTCGGCGAGCGACCGGGCAAGAAGTCGGGCGATCCCGAGACCCCCGAGGGCGAGGATGAAGTCAAGCCCGACGATGAGGAGGTCGAGGAAGTCGAGGAAGTCGTCGAGGAGGTG Gttgaggaagaagaggaagaggaagaggaggaagaagaggaagaggaagaggaggaggaagaggaagaagaagaggaggaagaggaagaataa
- the LOC120893831 gene encoding troponin T, skeletal muscle isoform X9 has product MSDDEEYSGDDPEFIKRQDQKRSDLDEQLKEYINEWRKQRAKEEDELKKLKDKQAKRKVSRAEEEQRMAQRKKEEEERRVREVEEKKQREIDEKRKRLEEAEKKRQAMLQAMKDKDKKGPNFTITKKDSSFGMSNAQMERNKTKEQLEEEKKISLSFRIKPLEVDGLSADSLRARATELWETIVKLETEKYDLEERQKRQDYDLKELKERQKQQLRHKALKKGLDPEALTGKYPPKIQVASKYERRVDTRSYDDKKKLFEGGFDTLNKEVLEKQWAERKEQFGGRQKSKLPKWFGERPGKKSGDPETPEGEDEVKPDDEEVEEVEEVVEEVVEEEEEEEEEEEEEEEEEEEEEEEEEEEEE; this is encoded by the exons GGGTGATGATCCCGAGTTCATTAAGCGCCAGGACCAGAAGCGCTCAGACTTGGACGAACAGCTGAAGGAGTACATTAACGAGTGGCGCAAACAGCGGGCCAAGGAAGAGGATGAACTCAAGAAGCTCAAGGACAAACAGGCCAAGCGCAAGGTGTCCCGAGCGGAGGAGGAGCAGCGCATGGCTCAGCgcaagaaggaggaggaggagcgccGCGTCCGCGAGGTCGAGGAGAAGAAGCAGCGCGAGATCGACGAGAAGAGAAAGCGCCTGGAGGAGGCCGAGAAGAAGCGCCAGGCTATGCTGCAGGCCATGAAGGACAAAGATAAGAAGGGACCCAACTTTACCATTACCAAGAAGGATAGCTCC TTCGGCATGTCCAACGCCCAGATGGAACGCAACAAGACTAAGGAACAGCtggaggaggaaaagaaaatctcACTGTCCTTCCGCATCAAGCCCCTGGAGGTCGATGGCTTGAGTGCCGACTCGCTGCGTGCCCGTGCCACCGAGCTGTGGGAGACGATCGTCAAGCTGGAAACAGAGAAGTACGATCTGGAGGAAAGGCAAAAGCGTCAGGATTACGAC TTGAAAGAGTTGAAAGAAAgacagaagcagcagctgagACACAAGGCCTTGAAGAAGGGTCTAGACCCGGAAGCCCTCACCGGCAAGTACCCG CCCAAGATCCAAGTCGCCTCCAAATACGAACGTCGTGTCGATACCCGCTCCTACGATGACAAGAAGAAGCTGTTCGAAGGT GGCTTTGACACGTTGAACAAAGAGGTCCTCGAGAAGCAATGGGCTGAGAGGAAGGAGCAGTTCGGAGGCCGCCAGAAAT ccaAACTTCCGAAGTGGTTCGGCGAGCGACCGGGCAAGAAGTCGGGCGATCCCGAGACCCCCGAGGGCGAGGATGAAGTCAAGCCCGACGATGAGGAGGTCGAGGAAGTCGAGGAAGTCGTCGAGGAGGTG Gttgaggaagaagaggaagaggaagaggaggaagaagaggaagaggaagaggaggaggaagaggaagaagaagaggaggaagaggaagaataa
- the LOC120893831 gene encoding troponin T, skeletal muscle isoform X4, whose translation MSDDEEYSSEEEVVEETREEQGDDPEFIKRQDQKRSDLDEQLKEYINEWRKQRAKEEDELKKLKDKQAKRKVSRAEEEQRMAQRKKEEEERRVREVEEKKQREIDEKRKRLEEAEKKRQAMLQAMKDKDKKGPNFTITKKDSSFGMSNAQMERNKTKEQLEEEKKISLSFRIKPLEVDGLSADSLRARATELWETIVKLETEKYDLEERQKRQDYDLKELKERQKQQLRHKALKKGLDPEALTGKYPPKIQVASKYERRVDTRSYDDKKKLFEGGYSAYYQEKINKKWAQRQELFMARTKTKLPKWFGERPGKKSGDPETPEGEDEVKPDDEEVEEVEEVVEEVVEEEEEEEEEEEEEEEEEEEEEEEEEEEEE comes from the exons GGGTGATGATCCCGAGTTCATTAAGCGCCAGGACCAGAAGCGCTCAGACTTGGACGAACAGCTGAAGGAGTACATTAACGAGTGGCGCAAACAGCGGGCCAAGGAAGAGGATGAACTCAAGAAGCTCAAGGACAAACAGGCCAAGCGCAAGGTGTCCCGAGCGGAGGAGGAGCAGCGCATGGCTCAGCgcaagaaggaggaggaggagcgccGCGTCCGCGAGGTCGAGGAGAAGAAGCAGCGCGAGATCGACGAGAAGAGAAAGCGCCTGGAGGAGGCCGAGAAGAAGCGCCAGGCTATGCTGCAGGCCATGAAGGACAAAGATAAGAAGGGACCCAACTTTACCATTACCAAGAAGGATAGCTCC TTCGGCATGTCCAACGCCCAGATGGAACGCAACAAGACTAAGGAACAGCtggaggaggaaaagaaaatctcACTGTCCTTCCGCATCAAGCCCCTGGAGGTCGATGGCTTGAGTGCCGACTCGCTGCGTGCCCGTGCCACCGAGCTGTGGGAGACGATCGTCAAGCTGGAAACAGAGAAGTACGATCTGGAGGAAAGGCAAAAGCGTCAGGATTACGAC TTGAAAGAGTTGAAAGAAAgacagaagcagcagctgagACACAAGGCCTTGAAGAAGGGTCTAGACCCGGAAGCCCTCACCGGCAAGTACCCG CCCAAGATCCAAGTCGCCTCCAAATACGAACGTCGTGTCGATACCCGCTCCTACGATGACAAGAAGAAGCTGTTCGAAGGT GGCTACAGCGCATACTACCAGgagaaaattaacaaaaagtGGGCACAACGCCAGGAACTGTTTATGGCGCGTACAAAGA ccaAACTTCCGAAGTGGTTCGGCGAGCGACCGGGCAAGAAGTCGGGCGATCCCGAGACCCCCGAGGGCGAGGATGAAGTCAAGCCCGACGATGAGGAGGTCGAGGAAGTCGAGGAAGTCGTCGAGGAGGTG Gttgaggaagaagaggaagaggaagaggaggaagaagaggaagaggaagaggaggaggaagaggaagaagaagaggaggaagaggaagaataa
- the LOC120893831 gene encoding troponin T, skeletal muscle isoform X6 — protein sequence MKSIPRRRRSSRKPEKNSKGDDPEFIKRQDQKRSDLDEQLKEYINEWRKQRAKEEDELKKLKDKQAKRKVSRAEEEQRMAQRKKEEEERRVREVEEKKQREIDEKRKRLEEAEKKRQAMLQAMKDKDKKGPNFTITKKDSSFGMSNAQMERNKTKEQLEEEKKISLSFRIKPLEVDGLSADSLRARATELWETIVKLETEKYDLEERQKRQDYDLKELKERQKQQLRHKALKKGLDPEALTGKYPPKIQVASKYERRVDTRSYDDKKKLFEGGYSAYYQEKINKKWAQRQELFMARTKTKLPKWFGERPGKKSGDPETPEGEDEVKPDDEEVEEVEEVVEEVVEEEEEEEEEEEEEEEEEEEEEEEEEEEEE from the exons GGGTGATGATCCCGAGTTCATTAAGCGCCAGGACCAGAAGCGCTCAGACTTGGACGAACAGCTGAAGGAGTACATTAACGAGTGGCGCAAACAGCGGGCCAAGGAAGAGGATGAACTCAAGAAGCTCAAGGACAAACAGGCCAAGCGCAAGGTGTCCCGAGCGGAGGAGGAGCAGCGCATGGCTCAGCgcaagaaggaggaggaggagcgccGCGTCCGCGAGGTCGAGGAGAAGAAGCAGCGCGAGATCGACGAGAAGAGAAAGCGCCTGGAGGAGGCCGAGAAGAAGCGCCAGGCTATGCTGCAGGCCATGAAGGACAAAGATAAGAAGGGACCCAACTTTACCATTACCAAGAAGGATAGCTCC TTCGGCATGTCCAACGCCCAGATGGAACGCAACAAGACTAAGGAACAGCtggaggaggaaaagaaaatctcACTGTCCTTCCGCATCAAGCCCCTGGAGGTCGATGGCTTGAGTGCCGACTCGCTGCGTGCCCGTGCCACCGAGCTGTGGGAGACGATCGTCAAGCTGGAAACAGAGAAGTACGATCTGGAGGAAAGGCAAAAGCGTCAGGATTACGAC TTGAAAGAGTTGAAAGAAAgacagaagcagcagctgagACACAAGGCCTTGAAGAAGGGTCTAGACCCGGAAGCCCTCACCGGCAAGTACCCG CCCAAGATCCAAGTCGCCTCCAAATACGAACGTCGTGTCGATACCCGCTCCTACGATGACAAGAAGAAGCTGTTCGAAGGT GGCTACAGCGCATACTACCAGgagaaaattaacaaaaagtGGGCACAACGCCAGGAACTGTTTATGGCGCGTACAAAGA ccaAACTTCCGAAGTGGTTCGGCGAGCGACCGGGCAAGAAGTCGGGCGATCCCGAGACCCCCGAGGGCGAGGATGAAGTCAAGCCCGACGATGAGGAGGTCGAGGAAGTCGAGGAAGTCGTCGAGGAGGTG Gttgaggaagaagaggaagaggaagaggaggaagaagaggaagaggaagaggaggaggaagaggaagaagaagaggaggaagaggaagaataa
- the LOC120893831 gene encoding troponin T, skeletal muscle isoform X1 gives MSDDEEYSSEEEVVEETREEQPAAKSEGDDPEFIKRQDQKRSDLDEQLKEYINEWRKQRAKEEDELKKLKDKQAKRKVSRAEEEQRMAQRKKEEEERRVREVEEKKQREIDEKRKRLEEAEKKRQAMLQAMKDKDKKGPNFTITKKDSSFGMSNAQMERNKTKEQLEEEKKISLSFRIKPLEVDGLSADSLRARATELWETIVKLETEKYDLEERQKRQDYDLKELKERQKQQLRHKALKKGLDPEALTGKYPPKIQVASKYERRVDTRSYDDKKKLFEGGYSAYYQEKINKKWAQRQELFMARTKTKLPKWFGERPGKKSGDPETPEGEDEVKPDDEEVEEVEEVVEEVVEEEEEEEEEEEEEEEEEEEEEEEEEEEEE, from the exons GGGTGATGATCCCGAGTTCATTAAGCGCCAGGACCAGAAGCGCTCAGACTTGGACGAACAGCTGAAGGAGTACATTAACGAGTGGCGCAAACAGCGGGCCAAGGAAGAGGATGAACTCAAGAAGCTCAAGGACAAACAGGCCAAGCGCAAGGTGTCCCGAGCGGAGGAGGAGCAGCGCATGGCTCAGCgcaagaaggaggaggaggagcgccGCGTCCGCGAGGTCGAGGAGAAGAAGCAGCGCGAGATCGACGAGAAGAGAAAGCGCCTGGAGGAGGCCGAGAAGAAGCGCCAGGCTATGCTGCAGGCCATGAAGGACAAAGATAAGAAGGGACCCAACTTTACCATTACCAAGAAGGATAGCTCC TTCGGCATGTCCAACGCCCAGATGGAACGCAACAAGACTAAGGAACAGCtggaggaggaaaagaaaatctcACTGTCCTTCCGCATCAAGCCCCTGGAGGTCGATGGCTTGAGTGCCGACTCGCTGCGTGCCCGTGCCACCGAGCTGTGGGAGACGATCGTCAAGCTGGAAACAGAGAAGTACGATCTGGAGGAAAGGCAAAAGCGTCAGGATTACGAC TTGAAAGAGTTGAAAGAAAgacagaagcagcagctgagACACAAGGCCTTGAAGAAGGGTCTAGACCCGGAAGCCCTCACCGGCAAGTACCCG CCCAAGATCCAAGTCGCCTCCAAATACGAACGTCGTGTCGATACCCGCTCCTACGATGACAAGAAGAAGCTGTTCGAAGGT GGCTACAGCGCATACTACCAGgagaaaattaacaaaaagtGGGCACAACGCCAGGAACTGTTTATGGCGCGTACAAAGA ccaAACTTCCGAAGTGGTTCGGCGAGCGACCGGGCAAGAAGTCGGGCGATCCCGAGACCCCCGAGGGCGAGGATGAAGTCAAGCCCGACGATGAGGAGGTCGAGGAAGTCGAGGAAGTCGTCGAGGAGGTG Gttgaggaagaagaggaagaggaagaggaggaagaagaggaagaggaagaggaggaggaagaggaagaagaagaggaggaagaggaagaataa
- the LOC120893831 gene encoding troponin T, skeletal muscle isoform X7 yields the protein MSDDEEYSPAAKSEGDDPEFIKRQDQKRSDLDEQLKEYINEWRKQRAKEEDELKKLKDKQAKRKVSRAEEEQRMAQRKKEEEERRVREVEEKKQREIDEKRKRLEEAEKKRQAMLQAMKDKDKKGPNFTITKKDSSFGMSNAQMERNKTKEQLEEEKKISLSFRIKPLEVDGLSADSLRARATELWETIVKLETEKYDLEERQKRQDYDLKELKERQKQQLRHKALKKGLDPEALTGKYPPKIQVASKYERRVDTRSYDDKKKLFEGGYSAYYQEKINKKWAQRQELFMARTKTKLPKWFGERPGKKSGDPETPEGEDEVKPDDEEVEEVEEVVEEVVEEEEEEEEEEEEEEEEEEEEEEEEEEEEE from the exons GGGTGATGATCCCGAGTTCATTAAGCGCCAGGACCAGAAGCGCTCAGACTTGGACGAACAGCTGAAGGAGTACATTAACGAGTGGCGCAAACAGCGGGCCAAGGAAGAGGATGAACTCAAGAAGCTCAAGGACAAACAGGCCAAGCGCAAGGTGTCCCGAGCGGAGGAGGAGCAGCGCATGGCTCAGCgcaagaaggaggaggaggagcgccGCGTCCGCGAGGTCGAGGAGAAGAAGCAGCGCGAGATCGACGAGAAGAGAAAGCGCCTGGAGGAGGCCGAGAAGAAGCGCCAGGCTATGCTGCAGGCCATGAAGGACAAAGATAAGAAGGGACCCAACTTTACCATTACCAAGAAGGATAGCTCC TTCGGCATGTCCAACGCCCAGATGGAACGCAACAAGACTAAGGAACAGCtggaggaggaaaagaaaatctcACTGTCCTTCCGCATCAAGCCCCTGGAGGTCGATGGCTTGAGTGCCGACTCGCTGCGTGCCCGTGCCACCGAGCTGTGGGAGACGATCGTCAAGCTGGAAACAGAGAAGTACGATCTGGAGGAAAGGCAAAAGCGTCAGGATTACGAC TTGAAAGAGTTGAAAGAAAgacagaagcagcagctgagACACAAGGCCTTGAAGAAGGGTCTAGACCCGGAAGCCCTCACCGGCAAGTACCCG CCCAAGATCCAAGTCGCCTCCAAATACGAACGTCGTGTCGATACCCGCTCCTACGATGACAAGAAGAAGCTGTTCGAAGGT GGCTACAGCGCATACTACCAGgagaaaattaacaaaaagtGGGCACAACGCCAGGAACTGTTTATGGCGCGTACAAAGA ccaAACTTCCGAAGTGGTTCGGCGAGCGACCGGGCAAGAAGTCGGGCGATCCCGAGACCCCCGAGGGCGAGGATGAAGTCAAGCCCGACGATGAGGAGGTCGAGGAAGTCGAGGAAGTCGTCGAGGAGGTG Gttgaggaagaagaggaagaggaagaggaggaagaagaggaagaggaagaggaggaggaagaggaagaagaagaggaggaagaggaagaataa
- the LOC120893831 gene encoding troponin T, skeletal muscle isoform X2, which produces MSDDEEYSSEEEVVEETREEQPAAKSEGDDPEFIKRQDQKRSDLDEQLKEYINEWRKQRAKEEDELKKLKDKQAKRKVSRAEEEQRMAQRKKEEEERRVREVEEKKQREIDEKRKRLEEAEKKRQAMLQAMKDKDKKGPNFTITKKDSSFGMSNAQMERNKTKEQLEEEKKISLSFRIKPLEVDGLSADSLRARATELWETIVKLETEKYDLEERQKRQDYDLKELKERQKQQLRHKALKKGLDPEALTGKYPPKIQVASKYERRVDTRSYDDKKKLFEGGFDTLNKEVLEKQWAERKEQFGGRQKSKLPKWFGERPGKKSGDPETPEGEDEVKPDDEEVEEVEEVVEEVVEEEEEEEEEEEEEEEEEEEEEEEEEEEEE; this is translated from the exons GGGTGATGATCCCGAGTTCATTAAGCGCCAGGACCAGAAGCGCTCAGACTTGGACGAACAGCTGAAGGAGTACATTAACGAGTGGCGCAAACAGCGGGCCAAGGAAGAGGATGAACTCAAGAAGCTCAAGGACAAACAGGCCAAGCGCAAGGTGTCCCGAGCGGAGGAGGAGCAGCGCATGGCTCAGCgcaagaaggaggaggaggagcgccGCGTCCGCGAGGTCGAGGAGAAGAAGCAGCGCGAGATCGACGAGAAGAGAAAGCGCCTGGAGGAGGCCGAGAAGAAGCGCCAGGCTATGCTGCAGGCCATGAAGGACAAAGATAAGAAGGGACCCAACTTTACCATTACCAAGAAGGATAGCTCC TTCGGCATGTCCAACGCCCAGATGGAACGCAACAAGACTAAGGAACAGCtggaggaggaaaagaaaatctcACTGTCCTTCCGCATCAAGCCCCTGGAGGTCGATGGCTTGAGTGCCGACTCGCTGCGTGCCCGTGCCACCGAGCTGTGGGAGACGATCGTCAAGCTGGAAACAGAGAAGTACGATCTGGAGGAAAGGCAAAAGCGTCAGGATTACGAC TTGAAAGAGTTGAAAGAAAgacagaagcagcagctgagACACAAGGCCTTGAAGAAGGGTCTAGACCCGGAAGCCCTCACCGGCAAGTACCCG CCCAAGATCCAAGTCGCCTCCAAATACGAACGTCGTGTCGATACCCGCTCCTACGATGACAAGAAGAAGCTGTTCGAAGGT GGCTTTGACACGTTGAACAAAGAGGTCCTCGAGAAGCAATGGGCTGAGAGGAAGGAGCAGTTCGGAGGCCGCCAGAAAT ccaAACTTCCGAAGTGGTTCGGCGAGCGACCGGGCAAGAAGTCGGGCGATCCCGAGACCCCCGAGGGCGAGGATGAAGTCAAGCCCGACGATGAGGAGGTCGAGGAAGTCGAGGAAGTCGTCGAGGAGGTG Gttgaggaagaagaggaagaggaagaggaggaagaagaggaagaggaagaggaggaggaagaggaagaagaagaggaggaagaggaagaataa
- the LOC120893831 gene encoding troponin T, skeletal muscle isoform X8 codes for MSDDEEYSGDDPEFIKRQDQKRSDLDEQLKEYINEWRKQRAKEEDELKKLKDKQAKRKVSRAEEEQRMAQRKKEEEERRVREVEEKKQREIDEKRKRLEEAEKKRQAMLQAMKDKDKKGPNFTITKKDSSFGMSNAQMERNKTKEQLEEEKKISLSFRIKPLEVDGLSADSLRARATELWETIVKLETEKYDLEERQKRQDYDLKELKERQKQQLRHKALKKGLDPEALTGKYPPKIQVASKYERRVDTRSYDDKKKLFEGGYSAYYQEKINKKWAQRQELFMARTKTKLPKWFGERPGKKSGDPETPEGEDEVKPDDEEVEEVEEVVEEVVEEEEEEEEEEEEEEEEEEEEEEEEEEEEE; via the exons GGGTGATGATCCCGAGTTCATTAAGCGCCAGGACCAGAAGCGCTCAGACTTGGACGAACAGCTGAAGGAGTACATTAACGAGTGGCGCAAACAGCGGGCCAAGGAAGAGGATGAACTCAAGAAGCTCAAGGACAAACAGGCCAAGCGCAAGGTGTCCCGAGCGGAGGAGGAGCAGCGCATGGCTCAGCgcaagaaggaggaggaggagcgccGCGTCCGCGAGGTCGAGGAGAAGAAGCAGCGCGAGATCGACGAGAAGAGAAAGCGCCTGGAGGAGGCCGAGAAGAAGCGCCAGGCTATGCTGCAGGCCATGAAGGACAAAGATAAGAAGGGACCCAACTTTACCATTACCAAGAAGGATAGCTCC TTCGGCATGTCCAACGCCCAGATGGAACGCAACAAGACTAAGGAACAGCtggaggaggaaaagaaaatctcACTGTCCTTCCGCATCAAGCCCCTGGAGGTCGATGGCTTGAGTGCCGACTCGCTGCGTGCCCGTGCCACCGAGCTGTGGGAGACGATCGTCAAGCTGGAAACAGAGAAGTACGATCTGGAGGAAAGGCAAAAGCGTCAGGATTACGAC TTGAAAGAGTTGAAAGAAAgacagaagcagcagctgagACACAAGGCCTTGAAGAAGGGTCTAGACCCGGAAGCCCTCACCGGCAAGTACCCG CCCAAGATCCAAGTCGCCTCCAAATACGAACGTCGTGTCGATACCCGCTCCTACGATGACAAGAAGAAGCTGTTCGAAGGT GGCTACAGCGCATACTACCAGgagaaaattaacaaaaagtGGGCACAACGCCAGGAACTGTTTATGGCGCGTACAAAGA ccaAACTTCCGAAGTGGTTCGGCGAGCGACCGGGCAAGAAGTCGGGCGATCCCGAGACCCCCGAGGGCGAGGATGAAGTCAAGCCCGACGATGAGGAGGTCGAGGAAGTCGAGGAAGTCGTCGAGGAGGTG Gttgaggaagaagaggaagaggaagaggaggaagaagaggaagaggaagaggaggaggaagaggaagaagaagaggaggaagaggaagaataa